CTTGCGATTCAGAGATGCAATCATTTCTTCCGACGTTCTTATTCCTATACCATGGCCGAAGTATAAGTTGTCGCCTAATAAGATCGTATTCTCTCCTTGCCATTCAGGCGTTTTTGGGTCATGGTCTGGATTGCTGAAATAGACAACATCTCCCGGGTAAGCCTCATTCTTATTATGTGTCATCTTTAGCCGCAAGTCACTGTCATATTTCCAATCCCTTAAGTACAAATTTCTGAAATATGCATTAAATGTTTGCTGATGAATAGAGTCGAGTGTACCCTTGTACAAAATAATCACCATTGCGGTTGCACATTCAAAGGCATAGAGATGTCCATTTTCGAAAATATCATTGATCCCATCCGAAGGTAAGACTTCGCTCTTCAGTCTGAAGCCACCATTTTCTGTGAGTGTCCATAATTGGTTATTACATCGGGAATTTTTGAAGGTAGCAAAGCTCGCTTTACTAGCATCTAACGCTATGGCCGCCTCCACGATGTTCGTTCTCATTTTCAATTCGAATTCCAAAGCCTCAAGCGAATCATAATGATAGACCACTGGGCTTTTTTTCTTTTGATTCACAATATACTTGTCTAGATCCGATAGCGGTAACGTATTTAATTGCTCTATATCATAACCCGAGATTAAGATCATCGTAATTCCTCCATGTACGTTCTAAGTATAGGTTATTGTACGTGGGTAATTCGATGTTTGTGCTTACATTTATTGCACAGGATTTCTAGAACACTTCTGTTTTGAGGCTTCCCAACATAACATGGGATAAAAATCATCTAATGAGGATGTGTTTCATGAACGATGCTGGGCCTCTTTCCCGACACCTTAAAAAACCTAACTTTCTCGTGTTCCTCGTGGATGAGGAACGATATCCCCCCGTTTATGAAAATACGGAAATAAAAGAATGGCGCCGACAAAACCTGAGTACACAGGAACTTTTGAAGACTCATGGGCTGGAATTCCACAGGCATTATATTGGTAGCGCTGCATGCTCCCCTAGTCGGGCTACCTTATTGACCGGTCATTATCCGTCTCTTCATGGCGTCAGCCAGACAACCGGAATCGCAAAAGAGCCCTTCGACTCCGATATGTTTTGGTTGGATCGAGACACCGTTCCTACGATGGGCGATTACTTTCGCGCGGCCGGATACCAGACCTACTATAAAGGGAAATGGCATATATCCTATGAAGATATTGTCATCCCTGGTACGCATATAGGCCTCTCTAGCTATAATCCATTGACAGGTGTACCTGATAAAAAACGAGAAGAATTATATAGGCGCACCAACCGCCTAGACAATTTCGGATTTTCCGGTTGGATCGGCCCGGAGCCTCACGGCAAAGATCCTCGAAATTCCGGTTCTTCCGCTTCTTTCGGAGTAAGTGGCAGAGACGAAGTTTATGCTTCAGAAGTCGTCGAGCTCATTGAATCCCTTGATCGCCAGAAAATTCATAACCAAAATGCCAAGCCTTGGTTTACCATAGCCTCATTTGTGAACCCGCACGATATTGTTTTATATGGTGCTCTTACTGCGCATCTGCCAACGTTTCGGTTTGAGGTGGAACCTATGCCAGAGGTGTTCCCTCCTCCAACCATAAACGAACCTCTATTTACGAAACCGCGCTGTCAAGCAAGCTATCGGGATATCTACCCAAGAGCTTTACAGCCCATTATCGATCAGCCCTTTTACCGTAAGCTTTACTACCAGTTACAAAAAAATACCGATCAGCAAATGTTTAAGGTGTTTGAGGCTCTTACCCGCTCCTCTTTCTATGATAATACGATTGTTATTTTTACATCTGATCATGGGGATCTGCTAGGCGCTCATGGTAACGGTAACCTTCATCAAAAATTTTACTGTGCCTACGAAGAGGCTCTGCACGTCCCTTTCGTCATTCATCATAAACATCTTTTTCCGCAGCATAATCATTCACATACACTTACAAGCCACGTGGATCTCCTACCTACCTTGCTTGGACTAGCGAATGTTGACATAGCAGAGATTCAGAACCGTTTGAAAAGCAATTTTAGCGAAGTACATCCCTTTGTGGGACGCAACCTCACTCCTCTAGTTCTAGGACAGAATCAATCTGTGATAGTAGATGAGCCCATTTATTTCATGACCGACGACGATATTACTCGAGGTCAACACCAAGTAAACCCACTAGGAAAAGCGTATCCTTCTGTTATTCAACCTAACCATGTCGAGACCATAATTACGACCCTACATAGGAATAACAGCATAGAATTGTGGAAGTTCTCCCGCTATTTCGATAACATTCAATTTTGGAGCCATCCAGGGACGAAAGATGAAACCTTTGAGCCAATGAATGGTATGACTTGTGGACGTGACCCTTTTAGGATCGCGCGGATCAAAACACAACCTATTCATGATGAATATGAGCTATATAACTTAACAGATGATCCATTAGAAACACGCAACCTTGCATATCATACTTTTGCAACACAGCATACCCAAAACATTCAACAAAGGATGATGCATTTACTGGAGGAACAGCGGATACAAAAGCGAATGTACCCAGCTCAATCAAACACGTAAACAAAAGAAATAAAGTCCTTAATTGGACTGCCTAAGTCGATGTATTCACTTGTTAACCTCTGCTAACATTTTATCCAACAAAAAGATATACAGGGACGACGGGCAACCAGCAGATTAGCACAAATATCCTTGCTTAATTTAAACCACGCTAGATCTCATTTCTTCATCCAACCGTTGAAATGCTATCTTCACCTTATCCTTAGGTAGTTCAGCATAGTGATCTCCAATACCTACTTCACAATAGCAGGTTGTTTCGCTAGTTTTTCTTAGTGATTGCGTTAATCCTACATCTGTTGACTCATAAATACGGATTAATATAGACTCCAGTTGCTCTATAGGCATATCAAAATGAACATGAAACATATTCGATACCGGCTCTACTGGCATAGTCGCGACACCATGGCACTGGTTATATAACTCTGCTAGTTCTTTGGCTTCTTCATAATACTGTCCCATCTTATGAACGCGCTGTTTGAAATAATAATCGGAACTTAAGATATAGGGATATAAACTGATTAGATCTCCACCGTGCCGTCTTTTCCATACCTTTGATTCATTCGTAAAAGCCTTGTCACCTGCGAGAATGGCCCCTGCAATCCCGCCAATTCCCTTATAAAAGGATACATACACACTATCAAAGAGTGCACAGACTTCAGCAGCTGACTTTTGATAATAAGGTAAAATTTCAAAAAGTCTAGCTCCATCCAGATGAAGCTTGATCTCTTGTTCACGGCAATAGGTGGAAATAGCTTCAAGCTCTGCGTAATCCGGTAATTGTCCACCGATCTCTCGCTGAGGTAATTCCAGCAATAAACAAGCAATGCCTTCAGGCATGTGCTGAACGTCTTCCAACCCAATTAATCTGCCATTGTCCGCGAGCAAGACGGGTTCTATGTGATGCAATTCTTTTAGGCCATCTTCTTCATGAATCTCCAAATGACATAAGGGATGATAGGCGACTCGTCTCACTCCCTTTTGATCACACCATATTCTTAAAGCAATCTGCTGAGCCATCGTTCCACTAGGAAAAAACACTGCCGTTTCTTTCCCTAAATATTCTGCCATCTGTTCCTGAAAATCTTCAATTACTTTACCTTTGCCATAGACATCACTTTCCAGACTCCCATCGATATCTTTCAAGGCTTCCATTAATACTTGAACGTTTCGTTTGCCGTGACCTCCCACTGGATAAGCTGCTTGGTTAAATGCTGTTGATAAAGACTTCGTATTGTTCATCATGATACAACTCCTTTTCGTTTTGATCCTCGTTATTCAATATGATAAGTATATCTTTTCATACATGAGCTGTCTCTAAATCAATATGAACGATATCATTTGAGTATAATCCCCTCACATTATCGTATATGACAACAAGCCGACCGCATGCGGTCAGCTTGTTGTCGATGGAGGTGGTACCGCATTTTATTGGGCGATTTATTTGATTGTTTCAATTAATGCATATATTAATTTCACCGGGGTCTCTCCTTAGAGTTGGTTGATCCAAACTGGAATTGTGATAAGCCCCAGTGATATTACAACTAAACTTCTTGTTAAGACTATACTCAATTTTTTATTATTCTCGGATTTATACCAGCCCAAACTGAAAGTAATTTCGGTATAGTACTAAAAAAAGAGTCCAATTTCCCACTGCCATTGTCCAATAATAAATGGGTTGATCATAGATCATTTGATATATTTATCTTTCTATCCCACCTAAAATAAAGGTCATTAATTTAATCATAATGTCTTAGCATCCCTTCATTTTATTACGTGAATTTCTACGTACGTTCAGCTTCTTGGTACCTCTTTCTACAGATCTCCTAACCCTTTGAATACATTATTTTCAATTTCAAAATCCCTTTCATCACCTTTTATCAGATAAATCTGTGCATTTTTAATGGATGCTACTATTAATGAATTACCAAAATTCATTGTATTATATTTGTTATGAAGTTCACCTTCACTCTGTTCTTTACTAGCTTCCTCGTTAAACACATATATTGAAAAAATATGATTCGGAGCAATATTAAATGTGACTTGTTCGCTCGCAACCTCAGATTTAATGATAAGATCTCTCTTTTCTAAATCGAACCCAGATTCTTCAAGATGATTAGTAATTTCTGATAATGTAAGATATTTATCTTCATAAGTTTCATTATTACAACCACTTATCAAGACAACTAAAATCACAAAACAAAACAATAATTCATTCATATTATACCTCTTCCTTTTTGTAATCTTCGGACTACTTCTTCTTCCACAGACTTGCCCATAGAAATGGATTTCCAAAATAATCCTTGTTCATCCTTCTCAATCATGTGTCTAATTTCAACTAGTTCAAAGTCAACGGATAAAATACCCGCCAGCTTCTCCGCGCTATATGCTAGGCCGCCAAGCAATCTACGTTCATTATAAACATCGTAATCAATGTGGTAAAAGATGATGTAATAAGCAATTCGACGTAGGACTAGCTAAACCTGTCAATAAGGACGTATAATAGTAATAAGTCCGGTAAATACAGCGCTTTCAATCGGCTTATATTTTCAAATTGTCGCACTCGGAGGAATTGATATTATGAGATTGGAAAAGGATTTTCTTGGTACTAAAGAAGTTCCATCAGAAGCTTATTATGGTATCCAAACCATGCGAGCAGCGGAGAATTTTCCGATTACCGGACAGCGCATTCACCCCGAGCTGATCCGTGCCATGGCCATGGTCAAGAAAGGCGCTGCCATTGCAAATATGGAAATCAAACGGCTACTCTCTGACAAGGGAAATGCCATTGTTCAAGCAGCCGATGAAATTATTGGAGGCAGATGGTTCGATCAATTCATTGTCGATCCCATTCAAGGCGGAGCAGGCACGTCGATTAATATGAATACCAACGAGGTCATTGCCAATCGTGCCCTTGAACTAACAAACAAAGAAAAAGGCAGTTACGCAGATATCAATCCGAACAATCATGTAAACATGGCTCAGTCTACGAATGATGCCTTCCCCACAGCAGTACATTTAGCAGTACTGACAATGATTGAGAAGTTGCTTGAGACCATGAAAGATTTGCATAAAGCATTCAGCGATAAATCCGAGGAGTTTGACGGTGTTATCAAAATGGGTCGTACCCACTTGCAAGATGCAGTACCTATTCGCCTCGGACAAGAGTTCCAAGCTTACGCTCGCGTGTTAGGAAGAGATATTAACCGGCTAGGAGCCACGAGGACCAATCTGCTTAATATTAATATGGGAGCAACAGCGGTCGGTACTGGGCTAAATGCAAATGTACGCTATATTCAACGGGTCGCAGAAATACTTGCAGAACTGAGTGGCTTTCCTCTAGAGCCTGCTGATCATCTTGTAGATGCAACGCAGAACACGGACGCCTATACAGAAGTTTCAGCCGCGTTGAAAATTTGCATGATGAACATGTCAAAAGTGGCTAATGACATCCGTCTGATGGCATCCGGTCCAAGAGACGGATTAGGCGAGTTAACGCTTCCCTCTCGCCAACCAGGCTCATCCATTATGCCGGGTAAAGTAAACCCCGTCATGTGCGAAGTCATCAATCAGATTGCTTTCCAGGTCATCGGTAACGACCATACCATTTGTCTCGCGTCAGAAGCCGGTCAACTTGAACTGAACGTCATGGAACCAGTACTGGTCTACAACTTACTACAGTCGCTAGAAATTATGAATCAAGGCTTCCGGGTCTTTAGAGAGTATTGTATTGAAGGAATTCAGGCGAACATAGATCGGTGTCGTGAACATGTTGAGAACAGTGTAGGCATCATAACAGCACTGAATCCTCACTTGGGCTATGAAGCGGTATCCCGGATCGCGCGTGAAGCCATCATGACCGGTAAATCCGTGCGTAGTCTGTGTCTGCTGTACAATGTGCTGACAGAAGAGGAACTGAATATCATACTCGATCCGTATCAGATGACGAACCCGGGTATAGCAGGCGAAGTATTACTTCAAAGGGAGTAATATATACTCCTTGCATCGGCAAGTTCGACAGCATCAATATCTATTTTTTTAGAAATTATGTTCAATCGATTAAGGGGTAGAACCAAGATATTAGGTTCTACCCCTTTTTTACGTTGTCATTCAAAATCAGACTAAACCTGCACGAATAGCCTCACTTTAAATTGCGAACACTTATCAGAAGTCTGGGACTATTCTACACAAGATCACAAACCCATACTGAGCCTTATCATATCCTTGCACTGAATTCCATCCTCAAATATTTCTTCTTCATAATTTCTTATGAAAAAATCATGATCTATTCCTGTTATTCTAAATCCACATTTTTGGTATAGTCTTAATTGTTGAATACTTGAATTACCTGTTCCAATCTCTATTGATGTTGCTTTGAACTGTTTTGCTACTTCAATAGCCTTTATTATGAGTTTTCTTCCAATTCCTTGTCCTTGGTATGTTTCCTTAACGGCTATGTTTACTATTTCTACGGTTTGTGGATGAGTATGAATTAATACAAACTCCCCTATAATATCACTTTTATGTTTAGCCAAGTAACATATGCCTTTATCTATATAACTATCTATTAACATTTTTGATGGATCTGCAAGTAAGAGCAAATCATATGGAATAACCCCGTTAGTATCTAGTGGTTTAATATCGATCTCCAAATTAAGCACCCTCTTCTCTCTCATGATTATTCAGCACTTATTCAATAGACTTCATTTCCATTGGCAGTTCTTTATCATTAATCCATGCTTCTACTATTTTATTGAATAAATCAGGGCTTGCTAAAGAAACTCCGTGTCCAACCTTGGGAAGGATGTAACCTCGGCAATTATTGTTGCTTTTAGTAATAAAGATAGCTGATTTCTTCATCATTGTTTTCTCTTTATCTCCAACTAACACTAGTATCTTTGCATGACTATGTACAAATTGATCTGATAATTGATAAGACATATTCTCTTCTAAAATCTTAATTAGAGCATCCACACTCATTTGTTTAGTATCACTAAAATACAAATCAAAGTACTCTTCACGAACATATAATACTTTGGCTTGAAGTTTTGCAAAAGATTTGTTCTTGGTTAATGGCATCATGACCCGGGTTATAGGATTAATGATAGATTTGAAATAGTTCATAGGAATAACAAGTCCACTCACAATAATCGCCCGATCAATCATTTCTTCCTTCATACTTAATATTTCTAAGGCTATTTGAGCACCCAGAGAAAACCCTATCATCGTAATCTCCTGACCATTTCTTCTTTCTTGTATGATACCGATGATATCTTTTGCTGCTTTATTTATAGATAGAAATTCCTCACCTCCACTTTTACCGTGACTAGGTAGATCAGGAATCAATACATAGTATTTATCTTTAAAAAAGTCCACTTGCTTGTCCCACATCCAACCACTTACTCCCCCGCCATGTAAAAATATCATGATTGGAGAATTCCTATTTCCGAATTCTTTAACATATAGTCCCATACTGACCTCCGATAAAATGTTATGGTTTAGGTTGTAATCATGTTCTCTTATCAATCATTTACAAACGTTCTTTCTCTTTATATCTACTTTCTCATCTACTCCAGCTTTCTCAAGTTTGGCTAAGAGAGCATCAGCCCCATTATTTTTCAATTTAAAATTCATTTCTTCCGTATAGAGTGGCATCAAATTAATGTAACTAATGTGTAATAGTTCCTTTTCTTCGTTGGTTTCACAATAAGAATATCTATATGGACAAGATCAGATATTATTTCATGAAAAACACCATCAATTTCACCTATGTACTTTTCAACATGCTTCGAGATCCCGAAGGAGAAAGTTCTTGGCTCATATTGCCTCCTATATATCATTATTTCTCTTAACACTACCATATTATCATATTCTGGTAACTGTTTAGCCTGTACAGAATCCTAATATTCTAGAAATCATAAATACCAGCCATTCATATCTGTAATTCTCTCTGTAATCCTTTCTCGAATATTGAATATGGTATAGTTATATCTAACTAAAAGAATTAGGATGGGACAATCATATGGCTTTTGGAATCAAAAGAGAAGAATTAAGCGCGTGGAAGGAAGCTGTAAACAGAGGTGAGATAGCGTTTCTAACGCACTATTGGCTAGATCCACGCTTCCCCGATATCACCACAGTCACTAAAGTGGGCTGTTCAGACCTTGAAAGGTTATCTAAGTGGTGTATCGATCATGGATTACCACCCCAATATATTCATAATCGATCCTCATTTCCCCATTTTGATCTTATAGGTCCAAGACAGAAGGATATCCTTATCGAAGAAAACTTGTTGCAACACGTAGAGCATTTTAAGATGAGCTAATAGGCCAAGCCTCGTAAAATACCATACGTACATAATAATAAAGGCCATCCATAACCTGATGAAGGTATGAACGGCCTTTATTATTTCTAATCTAAATAGATGCTTGCCTAATGGCTGGATCACCCTCTGTACAATGTTAGACCGTTTTTAATTCTCACCTAAGAGTCTTAAGAGTTTTCTTCTCCGATTAATCGATTACGACCCGAAGCAACACCGAAAATGAGCAACAAGGATGTGATAACAAGCAACACGATAAGCGGTACATTCCACCCATTGGTCACATCGTGCAGATAGCCGAACAGTATCGGTCCTAACGCGGCCAGCAGATAACCTATCGATTGAGCCATACCGGACAACTCCGCCGCGTCATGTGCGTTAGAAGTTCGAAGTCCAAATAACATCATTGCAAGACTGAACGCACACCCTCCGCCGACTCCGATTAGAATCGCCCATAGAAGAACCAACGTATGATTTCCGGATAGTAGACCCCCAATACCACTGAAGAAAAAAAGAGCCGTCAAGATCATAAGGCCAATTTGATTTTTCATGCGTCCAGCTAAAATCGGCACGATAAAAGTAACCGGAAGGATAGCGAGTTGCATCAGAGAAAGTACCCATCCAGCGGAATCCGAACTCATCCCTTGAGATTTCAGAATATCAGGGAGCCAAGAAACGACAACATAAAAAATCATCGATTGCAGACCCATAAAGAGGGTCACTTGCCAAGCAAGAGGAGACTTCCACAAATTCGTTCGCTTTTCGTCCGACGTCGTTGTCTTCACTTTTTGTTGCCGCCGCCCTAGTTGGGGTATCCAAACGAGAAGGGCTATAAAAGCTAACATACCCCAAATTCCCAAAGCTCCCTTCCAGCCTAATCCTGTTAGATTGGCCACCGGTACACTGATTCCGGATGCAATAGCACCACTAAAATTCATTGAAACCGAATAAACGCCGATCATTATTCCAATTTTTAAAGGATACTTTTCTTTGATCAAGCTTGGCATCAATACATTGCACATGGATATCGCAAGACCCAAAATGACCGTCCCGATCAGCAATGAACCGATATTCCATGACGAACGCAAGACAATGCCGACAACCAGCAGGGATAGCGCTCCAAATAGAACAGGGGACATTCCAAAACGGCGAGCCAACTTCGGCGCAAGCGGTGATAGCAAAGCAAACGCTATTAACGGAAGCGTGGTAATCAAGCCCGCTAACGTATTCGATATACCCAAATCATCCCGAATGATCCCAATCAAAGGGCCTACTGAAGTTAAAGGGGCACGTAAATTCATCGCGATCAAAATAATTCCCAGAAGAAGTAGCCATCCTGTAGACGTTGGACGCGTTTTTGAGTTGATTCTAGGTTGTTTGGACTGCAACTATATTTCCTCCATCTCTATTGCTCGTTTTAATTCATTTATAAACAGATATACACTTTGGGCTGCCGCTTCACTATCTTGCGCGTATATTGCATCTACCAGTTGATCATGCTTTTTTTGCGGAAGGTTTGCATGAAATTGCTTCTTTATAAGAGCAGTAATAGAATCCTGAATGGCTTCAGTAATATGCGCATACAAGTCAATCAACATTCGATTTCCGGCCGATTCTACAATGGTCTGATGGAGCTTAATATCAGCGTCGACATACCGTTCTAAATCTCGTACTTCGCTAAACGAATTACATTCCTGTTGATAAAACCGAATTTTCTCTAAGTCCCCCTCAGTCCGCCTTTCAGCGGATAGCTTCGCAGCTTCTCGCTCTAGAGCATTCCGAACTTCCAGCGTTTCCAATAAGCTCGATTTTTGGACACGTCGTTGAATAGCCGTACCAAGTGCACTACTAGAAGATACATAAGTACCATCTCCCTGCTTTGTCGTCAGCACTCCGGCATGACACAACGCTTTTATACCTTCACGCAATGTATTGCGGCTGACATTCAATTCATGGACTAGATCCGGTTCAGGCGGGATTTTTTTTCCTATCGGCCATGTTCCAGATTCAATCAAGGATTCAATTTGAATAATGACTTGATCAACAAGGGTCAGACGTGTGGTTTTTTGTAGCATTTTTCAAACCTCCAAACATAGGATGACTGTACCAAATGAATTCTAACATATTTTAATCAATTTTAAAATCATAAGAAAAGATAAAATAGCTAAAGATGCATTTGCTCATGGCAAAGGCATCAAGTTTAAGGATGTTATAAATGAATTACTTCATTGAGTTATCATTACTACCTCCGAAAGAATGTATATATCACCGTACGGTTTCTGGTCTAAGCCAAGAAACGTCATACCCCAACTCACTAATAATATCAAGTCCATCTTGGAATTCTATTAAGTTTTCTCCAGTCCATCCATTCCTTAAGCCATATAAAATGAAATTTTTAATTATTTTTGTGTAATAACGGACTTCCAGTATTAGGATCATCCCATGTGCAAAAAAAGAATGTTAACGTTAACTTTTTCAATCCTTTTATAGATACTTTCAAGGTAATATTACTCGATTTTTCATTATATTTTTGATTTAGCACATATATATATTCTTTTTCACCTACAATAATTTTTCTTGTCTTTTTCTTCATAACTAAGCACCTTTTAGATTAGTTTTGATTTTTGCAGTATATTAATTATGCATAATTGAAATATCAGATGTTATGCCAATAGAAAGTATAATGTGAATGCTGATGAAAGCCTAATGACTTATAAAAAGAGTTATCAGAAATAACGTATGCTTTTTTAGCACCTAAGGAGTAGCATCTTTTTAAGGCTTCTAAAACCACCGCTTTACCAAGCCCCTTATGTCGGTACTCTGGGATTGTACATACAGGTTCAACGTAAGCATAATCAGTTTTTTGACTATACCATAAGCCGCAGTATGCAACATATTCCCCATCTTCATTTTCTGCAACAATATGTAGGAATGAATTCAAATTCGTTGCTGACAACATTACTTTTTGCTTATTCATAGTAGTTTCATCAACAGGTACATGTCCTTCGTTGTCAAATGCCTTCCATAGCAAATTATGATGCTTATATAAGTCCTTTTTTATATCAATATTTTTTACTGTTACACCTTCAGGAGTTATAAAATCAAGGCTAACATTCTCTAGTGTAAGTTCAAGTATGTTTTCAGTCAGATCATTCTTCACAAATTTATTACTGCGTAATAAGTCTAGAGTGTGAGTATCTGTATCATTCACCGCTATCCCAAGGCCATTTTCATTACTGAAAGTAGCAATGGCATATTCTAATATATCTTTTTCTAATTCTCCAAACCCTTGTTTAGTTGCAAAAAATGCTTCGCCAAAATAATGGTCGTAGGTTGCTATACCTACTAATTCATCATCACAATACCATAATCCAATTTTATCCATTAAGTCTCTGTTAAATTCAGGGTGAAAAAACATCCACTCCCATCTTGCCCAATTCCAATTTATATGTCTACGGTCATCTTTTGATAATTCAATCAAAAAATCACAAACTTTATCATAATAAGAATTATCAAAATTTCTAAATACAATGTTCATTTCAATCCCCCATAATATATAAATTATTTTTACGTCACAATGAAATACTATTGCACCCAAATACCTTTAATAAATTATACGCTATCATTCCAATAGTTGGGTTGGGTGATAAAGATTAATTATAACTGAAGGGATTTCTGTTCCGTTCGCTAGAGTAGATGCTATTATGATGAAAGGGTTTTATGCTCTTGCGACAATTTCTTATAACATTCGCGCATTCCTGACGTTCAAGCGGCTTAGAAAACAAAAAAACACCGGGAAACCCCGATGTTATGCTATATTTTATGGGAAGTTAGGTGAATATAGATGCCATAATTTTATTCTTATTATGCTCATTTATCCGTGTTGAGAGTTTCTTTAATTTGCGGGATAGATAATCCGTTTGATTTCAGTTCTTTAATTAAAAGAATGCGCGCGACAGTTTCCTCTCTTTTATATTTGCGTGTCAGATTCTCTTCCGCCTGTTCAAAAGGCAGCATACCCTCTTCTGTATAAAATTTCAGTGTGCTATAGCGAGAATCCGTAAGCCGCACTAATTCACCTATAGATACGATATTAGAGGCCAATATAGTCTCCATGGAACGTTGTCTTGACATGATTACCGACTCCTTTAAATTGGGAGTCTCGGGAGTAGACGCACACCATGAATTGGCACTCTCCCGTAAATGGCATGCGGAATCGCTTCGTAAACAATATTATCTATTTTAATTGTCTGCCCTTCCCCTAACACCTTAACCGCATGGCCATTGGACTCTAACCGCATCCTCACATCGTGTAGTCTTTTTGTTGAATTAGAAAGCATCGCCTCCGTATCAATGAAAACAGATTGCGAACGTTCAAGGATTGGAAATAGAAAATTCAAACCGCTGCCCACGGGTGTCTTTACTGCCGCTTTTTTCATACGGAGGAATTGTTTTATTGCTAATTCTATTCCGTGATGGATTCGGATTGGATATACTGCTTTTGCCAGTGGAGTACTTTGATATAATTTATACATTCTTGCACTCACCTTTTCTAACTCATTCCGCGAAAAAAAATCATGCATACATCCGCTTTCACGCAGGAGCCAAAGCATACAGATTGTCTCATCTGTTACTGGGCCATCTTCCAGAATTTCTGCTCGAATATTCTCTGTAATCCTTGTATATTCCTGAATATGGCTACGATATTCTTTGAT
The nucleotide sequence above comes from Paenibacillus sp. IHBB 10380. Encoded proteins:
- a CDS encoding alpha/beta fold hydrolase, whose product is MIFLHGGGVSGWMWDKQVDFFKDKYYVLIPDLPSHGKSGGEEFLSINKAAKDIIGIIQERRNGQEITMIGFSLGAQIALEILSMKEEMIDRAIIVSGLVIPMNYFKSIINPITRVMMPLTKNKSFAKLQAKVLYVREEYFDLYFSDTKQMSVDALIKILEENMSYQLSDQFVHSHAKILVLVGDKEKTMMKKSAIFITKSNNNCRGYILPKVGHGVSLASPDLFNKIVEAWINDKELPMEMKSIE
- a CDS encoding sulfatase-like hydrolase/transferase, whose translation is MNDAGPLSRHLKKPNFLVFLVDEERYPPVYENTEIKEWRRQNLSTQELLKTHGLEFHRHYIGSAACSPSRATLLTGHYPSLHGVSQTTGIAKEPFDSDMFWLDRDTVPTMGDYFRAAGYQTYYKGKWHISYEDIVIPGTHIGLSSYNPLTGVPDKKREELYRRTNRLDNFGFSGWIGPEPHGKDPRNSGSSASFGVSGRDEVYASEVVELIESLDRQKIHNQNAKPWFTIASFVNPHDIVLYGALTAHLPTFRFEVEPMPEVFPPPTINEPLFTKPRCQASYRDIYPRALQPIIDQPFYRKLYYQLQKNTDQQMFKVFEALTRSSFYDNTIVIFTSDHGDLLGAHGNGNLHQKFYCAYEEALHVPFVIHHKHLFPQHNHSHTLTSHVDLLPTLLGLANVDIAEIQNRLKSNFSEVHPFVGRNLTPLVLGQNQSVIVDEPIYFMTDDDITRGQHQVNPLGKAYPSVIQPNHVETIITTLHRNNSIELWKFSRYFDNIQFWSHPGTKDETFEPMNGMTCGRDPFRIARIKTQPIHDEYELYNLTDDPLETRNLAYHTFATQHTQNIQQRMMHLLEEQRIQKRMYPAQSNT
- a CDS encoding threonine aldolase family protein, whose amino-acid sequence is MNNTKSLSTAFNQAAYPVGGHGKRNVQVLMEALKDIDGSLESDVYGKGKVIEDFQEQMAEYLGKETAVFFPSGTMAQQIALRIWCDQKGVRRVAYHPLCHLEIHEEDGLKELHHIEPVLLADNGRLIGLEDVQHMPEGIACLLLELPQREIGGQLPDYAELEAISTYCREQEIKLHLDGARLFEILPYYQKSAAEVCALFDSVYVSFYKGIGGIAGAILAGDKAFTNESKVWKRRHGGDLISLYPYILSSDYYFKQRVHKMGQYYEEAKELAELYNQCHGVATMPVEPVSNMFHVHFDMPIEQLESILIRIYESTDVGLTQSLRKTSETTCYCEVGIGDHYAELPKDKVKIAFQRLDEEMRSSVV
- a CDS encoding protein-glutamine gamma-glutamyltransferase; this encodes MILISGYDIEQLNTLPLSDLDKYIVNQKKKSPVVYHYDSLEALEFELKMRTNIVEAAIALDASKASFATFKNSRCNNQLWTLTENGGFRLKSEVLPSDGINDIFENGHLYAFECATAMVIILYKGTLDSIHQQTFNAYFRNLYLRDWKYDSDLRLKMTHNKNEAYPGDVVYFSNPDHDPKTPEWQGENTILLGDNLYFGHGIGIRTSEEMIASLNRKRIPGSVTSAYISDIVLYPDFEYLRKLSTRGNLKVAKPYIDSVIFAKIGVHRYIKNG
- a CDS encoding suppressor of fused domain protein; the protein is MPLYTEEMNFKLKNNGADALLAKLEKAGVDEKVDIKRKNVCK
- a CDS encoding GNAT family N-acetyltransferase — its product is MDIKPLDTNGVIPYDLLLLADPSKMLIDSYIDKGICYLAKHKSDIIGEFVLIHTHPQTVEIVNIAVKETYQGQGIGRKLIIKAIEVAKQFKATSIEIGTGNSSIQQLRLYQKCGFRITGIDHDFFIRNYEEEIFEDGIQCKDMIRLSMGL
- the aspA gene encoding aspartate ammonia-lyase, which produces MRLEKDFLGTKEVPSEAYYGIQTMRAAENFPITGQRIHPELIRAMAMVKKGAAIANMEIKRLLSDKGNAIVQAADEIIGGRWFDQFIVDPIQGGAGTSINMNTNEVIANRALELTNKEKGSYADINPNNHVNMAQSTNDAFPTAVHLAVLTMIEKLLETMKDLHKAFSDKSEEFDGVIKMGRTHLQDAVPIRLGQEFQAYARVLGRDINRLGATRTNLLNINMGATAVGTGLNANVRYIQRVAEILAELSGFPLEPADHLVDATQNTDAYTEVSAALKICMMNMSKVANDIRLMASGPRDGLGELTLPSRQPGSSIMPGKVNPVMCEVINQIAFQVIGNDHTICLASEAGQLELNVMEPVLVYNLLQSLEIMNQGFRVFREYCIEGIQANIDRCREHVENSVGIITALNPHLGYEAVSRIAREAIMTGKSVRSLCLLYNVLTEEELNIILDPYQMTNPGIAGEVLLQRE